A stretch of Kaistella flava (ex Peng et al. 2021) DNA encodes these proteins:
- a CDS encoding nitrous oxide reductase accessory protein NosL codes for MKLFGRLLLASSMIVLAACSKTGPQEIAVGKDQCDNCKMTITEPKYATELITKKGRLYKFDDIACMKDYENSNAETTGNATTYVADFPTGQFIESSTATLIKGGEIKSPMGGNTQAFKNKSDADKAASDLGATISQ; via the coding sequence ATGAAATTATTTGGCAGATTACTTTTAGCAAGCAGTATGATTGTTTTAGCAGCGTGTTCGAAAACCGGACCACAAGAAATTGCGGTTGGTAAAGACCAGTGCGACAATTGCAAGATGACGATTACGGAGCCAAAATATGCCACTGAATTAATTACCAAAAAAGGCAGACTTTATAAATTTGATGACATTGCCTGCATGAAAGATTACGAAAATTCTAATGCAGAAACGACTGGTAATGCAACAACTTATGTCGCCGATTTCCCAACGGGACAATTTATAGAAAGCAGTACTGCTACTTTAATTAAAGGAGGTGAGATTAAAAGTCCAATGGGCGGAAATACCCAAGCATTCAAAAACAAAAGCGATGCTGACAAAGCTGCATCTGACCTAGGAGCAACCATATCCCAATAA
- the nosZ gene encoding Sec-dependent nitrous-oxide reductase: MKTYKKIGLAAFAAVSIVACKPKGTQTAVTGDAAERVYVAPGKHDEVYNFVSGGFNGQISVVGLPSGRTLKIVPVFSVHPENGYGFSEETKPMLETSHGFVPWDDQHHLALSQTNGETDGRYLFANANNTPRVAKIDLKTFTTTEIIEIPNSAGNHSSPFLTENTEYVVAGTRFAVPVDGQGDVPIESFKENFKGYLSFIGIGKEDGKMDITFQIEAPGFNFDLSHAGKGKSHGWFFFSCYNSEQANTLLEVNASQNEKDFIMAVNWKKAEEYLKAGKAKKMAVEYAHNTYDESTHMAKSEILKEVSVLSAKELKDICYLIPCPKSPHGCDIDPTGEYIIGSGKLAALIPVFSFDKLMKAIADKNFSGEFDGIPIVKYDAVLHGEVQKPGLGPLHTEFDGKGNAYTSMFVSSEIVKWDIATCKVLDRQPTFYSTGHLMVVGGDTKKPYGKYLVAYNKITKDRFLPTGPELAQSAQLFDISGDKMKLLLDFPTIGEPHYAQAGPAELFTKNQVKFYKLEDNKHPYVTRGEGESKVVREGNKVHVYMTSIRSHFAPDNIEGIKVGDEVYFHVTNLEQDWDVPHGFAIKGAQNAELLIMPGETSTLKWIPLKAGMFPMYCTDFCSALHQEMQGYVRVSPAGSNTPLIYSLNNKKDNAQSPVKQGETK; the protein is encoded by the coding sequence ATGAAAACTTACAAGAAAATTGGACTCGCAGCTTTTGCTGCGGTGAGTATCGTCGCATGTAAACCCAAGGGCACGCAAACTGCCGTAACGGGTGATGCAGCCGAGAGAGTGTATGTTGCCCCAGGAAAACATGATGAAGTTTACAACTTCGTTAGTGGTGGTTTCAATGGACAAATTAGTGTTGTTGGACTGCCAAGTGGTAGAACATTAAAGATCGTTCCTGTATTCTCTGTACATCCAGAAAATGGGTACGGATTCAGCGAAGAGACCAAACCAATGCTTGAAACTTCTCATGGTTTCGTACCATGGGATGACCAACATCACCTTGCATTATCACAAACAAATGGAGAAACAGATGGCAGATATTTATTTGCTAATGCCAATAACACTCCACGTGTTGCAAAGATTGACCTTAAAACGTTCACAACTACCGAAATTATCGAGATTCCTAACTCTGCAGGAAATCACTCTTCTCCATTCCTTACGGAAAACACAGAATATGTAGTAGCAGGAACTCGTTTCGCTGTACCAGTTGACGGACAAGGTGACGTACCAATTGAATCTTTCAAAGAAAACTTTAAAGGTTACTTATCTTTCATCGGAATTGGAAAAGAAGATGGAAAAATGGACATTACGTTCCAGATTGAAGCTCCAGGATTTAACTTTGACTTGTCACACGCTGGTAAAGGTAAATCTCACGGATGGTTTTTCTTCTCTTGCTATAACTCTGAACAGGCAAACACGCTTCTTGAAGTAAATGCTTCTCAAAATGAGAAAGACTTTATCATGGCGGTGAACTGGAAAAAAGCTGAAGAGTATTTAAAAGCAGGGAAAGCTAAAAAAATGGCCGTAGAATATGCTCATAATACTTATGACGAATCTACTCACATGGCTAAATCTGAAATCTTAAAAGAAGTATCTGTACTTTCTGCTAAAGAATTAAAAGATATCTGTTATTTGATTCCTTGTCCAAAATCTCCACACGGTTGTGATATTGATCCAACAGGAGAATATATTATCGGTTCAGGAAAATTAGCAGCTTTAATTCCTGTATTCAGTTTTGACAAATTAATGAAAGCAATTGCTGACAAAAATTTCTCAGGTGAATTTGATGGAATTCCAATCGTTAAGTATGACGCAGTTTTACACGGTGAAGTTCAAAAGCCAGGTTTAGGACCACTCCATACTGAATTTGACGGAAAAGGAAATGCCTATACCTCCATGTTCGTTTCTTCAGAAATCGTTAAATGGGATATCGCAACTTGTAAAGTTTTAGACAGACAACCTACTTTCTATTCTACAGGTCACCTTATGGTTGTTGGTGGAGACACTAAAAAACCTTACGGAAAATATCTAGTAGCGTATAACAAAATTACGAAAGACAGATTCTTACCAACAGGTCCAGAATTAGCACAGTCTGCTCAACTCTTCGACATTAGTGGAGACAAAATGAAACTGCTCTTAGACTTCCCTACTATTGGTGAGCCGCATTATGCACAAGCAGGACCAGCAGAACTGTTTACCAAAAACCAAGTAAAATTCTATAAATTAGAAGACAACAAACACCCTTATGTAACCAGAGGGGAAGGTGAAAGTAAAGTAGTAAGAGAAGGAAATAAAGTACATGTTTATATGACTTCGATCCGATCTCACTTTGCTCCAGATAATATCGAAGGTATAAAAGTAGGTGACGAAGTTTACTTCCACGTTACTAACCTAGAACAAGATTGGGATGTTCCTCACGGATTCGCAATCAAAGGTGCACAAAACGCCGAACTCCTTATTATGCCGGGTGAAACCAGCACACTGAAATGGATTCCATTGAAAGCAGGAATGTTCCCAATGTACTGTACAGACTTCTGTTCTGCGTTACACCAGGAAATGCAAGGATATGTAAGAGTATCACCTGCAGGTAGCAATACTCCTCTTATTTATTCATTGAATAATAAAAAGGATAACGCTCAGAGCCCTGTAAAACAAGGTGAAACCAAGTAA
- a CDS encoding c-type cytochrome produces MKLVKTIALATLTFALFSCGGDKKTDSVPTASSDAATTANETSAEMEASAAKYDPNRGLGKHENIDISKFDPAMAAEGKKIAEVKCTSCHKPTDEKLVGPGWKGVTTRQTPEWIMNFISNPDPMIDVDPELQKQLELCLVRMPNQALTDKDAREVLEYMREIDGAK; encoded by the coding sequence ATGAAATTAGTAAAAACTATTGCACTCGCAACCCTTACCTTCGCTCTATTCTCTTGCGGAGGAGACAAAAAAACCGATTCAGTTCCTACAGCATCATCTGACGCTGCTACAACGGCAAATGAAACTAGCGCCGAGATGGAAGCTAGCGCTGCTAAGTATGATCCAAACAGAGGTCTTGGTAAACACGAAAACATTGACATCAGCAAGTTTGATCCAGCAATGGCAGCTGAAGGTAAAAAAATAGCTGAAGTTAAATGTACTTCTTGCCACAAACCAACAGACGAAAAATTAGTTGGACCAGGTTGGAAAGGTGTTACTACAAGACAAACTCCTGAATGGATTATGAACTTTATTTCTAATCCTGATCCAATGATCGATGTAGATCCTGAATTACAAAAACAACTGGAACTTTGTTTGGTTAGAATGCCAAATCAAGCTCTAACAGATAAAGACGCTAGAGAAGTTCTCGAATATATGAGAGAGATCGACGGCGCAAAATAA
- a CDS encoding c-type cytochrome → MKKYLVICGVLAVVACNKKESNPNMDSNVMLEEPVVKTVDSAAANKPEGLALIEGADCLTCHKMDVRVVGPSYQEVADKYSAGDLDMLANKIIEGGKGNWGEIPMTPHAGMSKENAKKMVEYIMTLKK, encoded by the coding sequence ATGAAAAAGTATCTCGTAATCTGCGGAGTTTTAGCAGTAGTAGCATGTAATAAAAAAGAAAGCAATCCTAATATGGATAGCAATGTAATGTTGGAGGAGCCCGTTGTAAAAACTGTAGATTCTGCAGCTGCAAACAAACCAGAAGGTTTAGCGCTTATAGAAGGTGCAGATTGTTTGACTTGTCATAAAATGGATGTTAGAGTAGTTGGACCATCTTATCAGGAAGTAGCTGATAAATATTCAGCAGGAGATCTTGACATGCTTGCCAATAAAATTATTGAAGGAGGGAAAGGAAATTGGGGAGAAATTCCAATGACGCCACACGCCGGAATGAGTAAAGAAAATGCTAAAAAAATGGTAGAGTATATTATGACTCTTAAAAAATAG
- the dnaK gene encoding molecular chaperone DnaK has product MSKIIGIDLGTTNSCVAVMEGKDPVVIPNAEGKRTTPSIVAFTEDGERKVGDPAKRQAVTNPTKTVYSIKRFIGTHFKDDASEVSRVPYKVVAGPNDTAKVKIDDREYTPQEISAMILQKMKKTAEDYLGQEVTRAVITVPAYFNDAQRQATKEAGEIAGLTVERIINEPTAAALAYGLDKNHKDQKIAVYDLGGGTFDVSILDLGDGVFEVLSTNGDTHLGGDDFDDVIINWLASDFKSEEGVELKTDPIALQRLKEAAEKAKIELSSSAQTEINLPYITATATGPKHLVKTLTKAKFEQLAADLVRRSMEPCKKALSDAGLSVSDIDEVILVGGSTRIPIIQEQVEKFFGKTPSKGVNPDEVVALGAAIQGGVLTGDVKDVLLLDVTPLSLGIETMGSVFTKLIESNTTIPTKKSEVFSTASDNQPAVSIRVGQGERPMFNDNKEIGRFDLSDIPPAQRGVPQIEVTFDIDANGILSVSAKDKGTGKEQTIKIQASSGLSDDEIQRMKREAEENASSDAKRKEEVEIFNKADGLIFQTEKQLKEFGDKLSADKKAAVETAAAELKTAFEAKDTDTVKTKTEALDAAWMAASEEMYAAGNQGQPGADQAQGSPEGNQGGEDVQDADFEEVK; this is encoded by the coding sequence ATGAGCAAAATAATTGGAATTGACTTAGGTACGACCAATTCATGTGTTGCCGTAATGGAAGGGAAAGATCCTGTGGTAATCCCAAATGCAGAAGGTAAAAGAACAACTCCTTCTATCGTAGCATTTACAGAAGATGGTGAAAGAAAAGTTGGAGATCCTGCAAAAAGACAAGCAGTAACCAATCCTACTAAAACAGTTTACTCGATTAAAAGATTTATCGGAACACACTTTAAAGATGATGCATCCGAAGTTTCCAGAGTGCCTTATAAAGTAGTAGCTGGACCTAACGATACTGCAAAAGTAAAAATCGACGACAGAGAATATACTCCTCAAGAGATCTCTGCCATGATTCTTCAAAAAATGAAGAAAACTGCAGAAGATTATTTAGGTCAAGAAGTAACAAGAGCGGTAATTACAGTTCCTGCTTACTTTAATGATGCACAAAGACAGGCAACTAAAGAAGCTGGTGAAATCGCTGGTTTAACAGTAGAAAGAATTATCAATGAGCCTACTGCAGCAGCATTGGCTTATGGTTTAGATAAAAATCACAAAGACCAAAAAATCGCAGTTTATGATTTAGGTGGTGGTACTTTTGACGTTTCTATTCTTGATTTAGGAGATGGAGTTTTCGAAGTATTATCTACAAATGGTGATACTCACTTAGGTGGTGATGATTTTGATGATGTAATTATCAACTGGTTGGCAAGTGATTTTAAATCTGAAGAAGGTGTTGAATTGAAAACTGATCCAATCGCTCTTCAAAGATTAAAAGAAGCAGCTGAGAAAGCAAAAATTGAATTGTCTTCTTCTGCACAAACTGAAATCAACCTTCCATATATTACTGCAACTGCAACAGGTCCGAAACACTTAGTTAAAACTTTGACTAAAGCGAAATTCGAACAATTAGCAGCTGACTTGGTAAGACGTTCTATGGAGCCTTGTAAAAAAGCGCTTTCAGATGCAGGTCTTTCTGTTTCAGATATTGATGAGGTTATTTTAGTTGGTGGATCTACAAGAATCCCAATCATTCAGGAGCAAGTAGAAAAATTCTTCGGAAAAACCCCTTCAAAAGGAGTTAATCCAGATGAGGTTGTAGCTTTAGGAGCTGCTATTCAAGGTGGAGTTTTAACTGGTGATGTGAAAGACGTTCTTTTATTAGACGTTACGCCACTTTCATTAGGTATTGAAACAATGGGTTCTGTGTTCACTAAATTAATTGAGTCTAATACAACTATTCCAACTAAAAAATCAGAAGTTTTCTCTACCGCAAGTGATAACCAACCTGCAGTTTCTATTAGAGTTGGACAAGGTGAAAGACCAATGTTTAATGACAATAAAGAAATCGGAAGATTTGACTTATCTGATATTCCACCAGCACAGAGAGGAGTTCCTCAAATCGAAGTAACTTTCGATATTGATGCCAACGGGATCTTGAGCGTTTCTGCTAAAGATAAAGGAACAGGTAAAGAACAAACTATTAAAATCCAAGCGAGTTCAGGACTTTCAGATGATGAGATCCAAAGAATGAAACGTGAAGCTGAAGAAAACGCTTCATCTGATGCTAAAAGAAAAGAAGAAGTTGAAATCTTCAATAAAGCAGACGGATTGATTTTCCAAACAGAAAAACAATTGAAAGAATTTGGTGACAAATTATCAGCTGACAAAAAAGCAGCAGTAGAAACTGCAGCAGCAGAATTAAAAACTGCTTTCGAAGCAAAAGATACAGACACTGTAAAAACCAAAACTGAAGCTTTAGACGCAGCTTGGATGGCAGCTTCTGAAGAAATGTACGCAGCAGGAAACCAAGGACAACCAGGTGCTGACCAAGCACAAGGAAGCCCTGAAGGAAACCAAGGCGGAGAAGATGTTCAGGATGCTGACTTCGAAGAAGTCAAATAA
- a CDS encoding helix-turn-helix domain-containing protein, whose protein sequence is MTRFCSISCNNKAAKEIKKFEKERIEKLTLLKNYAIKIAEVQSREFISVSEATVMFGISKDTVHRYIKRGIITGVNLGSRLTRVKRSDFEALFSAVEVPDKSKEAPEKPTFKIGTCYTISEISEKYHADPATVNSVIRRNKIPTMKVGSFVYVPKNLIDKIFDGK, encoded by the coding sequence ATGACCCGTTTTTGTTCTATTTCCTGCAATAATAAAGCAGCAAAAGAAATTAAAAAATTCGAAAAAGAAAGGATTGAAAAATTAACACTTTTGAAAAATTATGCAATTAAAATCGCAGAAGTTCAATCTCGGGAATTTATTTCAGTGTCTGAAGCGACCGTTATGTTTGGGATTTCTAAAGATACGGTGCACAGATATATAAAAAGAGGAATTATTACTGGAGTTAATCTAGGTTCAAGATTGACGCGAGTAAAGCGATCAGATTTTGAAGCTTTATTTTCAGCTGTTGAAGTTCCAGATAAATCTAAAGAAGCACCTGAAAAACCCACTTTTAAAATAGGTACTTGTTACACGATTTCTGAGATAAGTGAAAAATACCATGCCGATCCGGCAACTGTTAACAGCGTAATTAGAAGAAACAAAATTCCGACAATGAAAGTTGGAAGTTTCGTTTATGTACCTAAAAATTTAATTGATAAAATTTTTGACGGAAAATGA
- a CDS encoding site-specific integrase yields the protein MKELLKTKVTVRLRKAEFRKEWFIYLESYPVMIPGKNDVQRIREYLNRSVTTVDFDKKRPARTTQNSVSFKPKRDDNGIIVCKSENDRETMFYADSMRKLRQREYDNIELYSELDKIQVEQKEKSQENFVRYFDLLTNKRHKNNSESIKVNWYRSIEFLKDFGGETIMFSQIDLKFSQNFKSYLLTAKSGSNKEEIISQNTASTYFSVFKAALKQAFIDGYFTTDISAKIKAIPHEESRREYLTLEELNTLVETPCELDVLKRAALFSALTGLRHSDIQKLTWNEISREKDQARINFTQKKTKGVEYMPMSKQALQLCGEAGLPNDLVFKDLTNPAWISRPLKKWIESAGITKKITFHNFRHTFATLQLSSGTDIYTVSKMLGHTNVKTTQVYAKVVDEKKNKASSAIHLKNL from the coding sequence ATGAAAGAGTTATTAAAAACCAAAGTTACCGTGAGACTACGTAAAGCCGAATTCCGAAAAGAATGGTTTATTTATTTGGAAAGTTATCCCGTGATGATTCCTGGTAAAAATGACGTTCAAAGAATTCGGGAATATTTGAACCGGAGCGTCACAACCGTAGATTTTGACAAGAAAAGACCTGCACGAACAACACAAAATTCAGTTTCATTTAAACCCAAAAGAGATGATAATGGAATTATAGTTTGCAAAAGTGAAAACGACCGTGAAACAATGTTTTATGCAGATTCCATGCGTAAATTACGTCAGAGAGAATATGATAATATTGAACTTTATAGTGAACTCGACAAAATTCAAGTAGAACAGAAAGAGAAATCTCAGGAGAATTTTGTGAGGTATTTTGACCTGCTTACTAACAAACGACATAAAAATAACTCCGAATCTATTAAGGTAAACTGGTATCGCTCCATAGAATTTCTAAAAGATTTCGGTGGTGAAACGATTATGTTTTCACAGATTGATTTAAAATTTTCACAAAATTTTAAATCATACTTGTTGACCGCAAAAAGTGGTAGCAATAAGGAAGAGATTATTTCTCAAAATACGGCTTCAACTTATTTTTCTGTTTTCAAAGCCGCATTAAAACAAGCTTTTATCGATGGATATTTTACAACTGATATTTCTGCAAAAATAAAAGCAATTCCGCACGAGGAATCGAGACGAGAATATTTAACGTTGGAAGAACTCAATACTTTAGTGGAAACACCTTGTGAACTTGATGTTTTAAAACGTGCAGCACTTTTTTCGGCGTTAACAGGTCTGCGGCATTCCGATATTCAAAAATTAACTTGGAATGAAATAAGTCGTGAAAAAGATCAAGCAAGAATAAACTTTACTCAAAAAAAGACAAAAGGTGTGGAATATATGCCAATGTCTAAACAAGCATTACAACTTTGTGGTGAAGCAGGTTTACCAAATGATTTAGTTTTTAAAGATTTAACGAACCCAGCTTGGATTTCTCGACCACTTAAAAAATGGATTGAAAGCGCAGGTATAACCAAGAAAATAACTTTTCATAACTTCCGTCATACTTTCGCTACATTACAACTTTCCAGTGGAACTGATATTTACACCGTCAGTAAAATGCTTGGTCATACCAACGTAAAAACTACACAGGTTTACGCAAAGGTTGTTGATGAAAAGAAAAATAAAGCTTCGTCCGCTATTCATTTAAAAAATTTATAA
- a CDS encoding mobilization protein yields MNFKYFEHIVKHLTVVSACLLLGALARLAFLDKGVDDYTANIIFWCVTALGVILYALIVLFLDGIIKNRKILPQKNSSKNSTKDVIPTENLENIRQEQQNIIDQNAQGKKNIAIKYTQNQFALYTSEDDLKSLCNYVVLYSEKNKLDNIKPIKIEKLSNLDLYHFGWNIWKHFNVRNQFETAVFLKKIFSESLKEVEPESIKRHLKDDEMKGIITIKESLSD; encoded by the coding sequence ATGAATTTTAAATATTTTGAACATATAGTAAAACATTTGACGGTCGTTTCTGCGTGCTTATTATTAGGCGCTTTGGCAAGATTGGCTTTTCTTGATAAAGGTGTCGATGATTACACTGCAAATATTATCTTCTGGTGCGTGACTGCTTTAGGTGTAATCCTTTATGCATTAATCGTTTTATTTCTAGACGGAATTATTAAAAATAGAAAAATACTACCTCAAAAAAACAGTTCTAAAAATTCTACTAAAGATGTTATTCCAACTGAAAATCTTGAGAATATAAGACAAGAGCAACAAAACATAATTGATCAAAATGCCCAAGGCAAAAAAAATATTGCGATAAAATACACCCAAAATCAGTTTGCGCTTTACACTTCAGAAGATGATTTAAAATCACTTTGTAATTACGTTGTGCTCTATTCCGAGAAAAATAAATTGGACAACATTAAACCAATCAAAATCGAGAAATTATCCAACCTAGATTTGTATCATTTCGGGTGGAATATATGGAAACATTTTAATGTGCGAAACCAATTCGAAACTGCTGTGTTTCTAAAAAAAATATTTTCAGAATCTTTGAAAGAAGTAGAACCTGAAAGTATAAAACGACATTTAAAAGACGATGAAATGAAAGGAATAATTACCATCAAGGAATCTCTTTCTGATTAG
- a CDS encoding helix-turn-helix domain-containing protein translates to MEVNDISFENLPRAVAHLVSEIAEIKFLVERKEIPPIPQKRIPIDIVEACRIIGKAKPTVYTLVRKRLIPCYKNGKKIYFFEDELLEWITKGKKKTLQEIQSEAEVNFKKNCKKVVGEFNQNLQK, encoded by the coding sequence ATGGAAGTAAATGACATTTCATTTGAAAACCTGCCAAGAGCAGTTGCGCATCTGGTTAGCGAAATAGCGGAAATTAAATTTCTTGTAGAAAGAAAAGAAATCCCTCCAATTCCTCAAAAAAGAATTCCAATAGACATTGTAGAAGCTTGCCGAATTATCGGTAAAGCGAAACCTACAGTTTACACGCTTGTGCGGAAAAGATTGATTCCCTGCTATAAAAATGGTAAGAAAATCTATTTTTTTGAAGACGAGTTATTGGAATGGATTACTAAAGGGAAGAAGAAAACACTTCAGGAGATTCAGTCTGAAGCCGAAGTTAATTTTAAAAAAAATTGTAAAAAGGTAGTAGGGGAGTTTAATCAAAATCTACAAAAATGA
- a CDS encoding primase-helicase family protein, producing the protein MSKKIPYIRVGTTYYKIIERPLISGDKTSVLVRWNRETIVADHGKSFLSSIPKYDGFCCIPEHLDYQQIVHGFYNIYNEIPFSPSSDNGNLKNSIPFSLNFVQHIFGEQFQLGLDYLKILLQYPTQILPILCLVSKERSTGKSTFIKWLREIFGLNMTYIKGDSFGSQFNSDWAAMLVVAIDEVFFDKKEITERLKYLSTTNKDKLEAKGKDREEIDFFAKFILCSNNEENFIQIDENEIRFWILKINPIKTENTEFLNNLISEIPHFLQFLIERPFSTQKKTRMWFSAEEIRTKALQKLVFKNNNKLESKIIELLYEFFESNDDEEINVVPQDLLNMMNRMFRPTYWTRNDIRNVLKETWKLNPQNNGLTYIRYDIDFAGIFYQNNSVGRFFTIKKDFVLQKYVEMLN; encoded by the coding sequence ATGAGTAAAAAAATCCCCTATATAAGAGTTGGAACCACTTACTATAAAATAATAGAAAGGCCACTGATTTCTGGAGATAAGACCTCTGTTTTGGTTCGTTGGAATAGAGAAACGATCGTTGCTGATCACGGAAAATCTTTTCTTTCATCCATCCCAAAATATGATGGCTTTTGCTGTATTCCTGAACATTTAGATTATCAACAGATAGTACATGGTTTCTATAATATTTACAATGAAATTCCATTTTCTCCTTCATCTGACAATGGAAACTTGAAAAACTCAATCCCTTTTTCTTTGAATTTTGTGCAGCATATTTTCGGTGAACAATTTCAATTGGGTTTGGATTATTTGAAAATACTATTGCAATATCCTACTCAAATCCTCCCGATTCTCTGTCTGGTTAGTAAAGAAAGATCTACTGGTAAATCAACTTTCATAAAATGGCTAAGAGAAATTTTCGGGTTGAATATGACTTACATTAAAGGAGATTCGTTCGGAAGTCAATTTAATAGTGATTGGGCAGCAATGTTAGTTGTGGCAATCGACGAAGTGTTCTTTGATAAAAAAGAAATTACGGAAAGATTAAAATACCTATCGACAACCAACAAGGACAAATTGGAAGCAAAAGGAAAAGACAGAGAAGAGATTGATTTTTTCGCCAAGTTTATTTTGTGTTCCAATAACGAAGAAAATTTTATTCAAATTGATGAAAATGAAATCAGGTTCTGGATTCTAAAAATTAATCCTATAAAAACTGAAAATACCGAATTTCTAAATAATCTTATTTCAGAAATCCCTCATTTCCTTCAGTTTTTAATTGAAAGACCATTTTCAACTCAGAAAAAAACTAGGATGTGGTTTTCTGCTGAGGAGATCAGAACAAAAGCACTTCAAAAATTAGTTTTCAAGAATAACAATAAGTTAGAATCGAAGATTATTGAATTGCTGTATGAGTTTTTTGAAAGCAACGACGACGAAGAAATTAATGTCGTTCCGCAAGATCTACTGAATATGATGAACAGAATGTTCAGGCCAACATACTGGACGAGAAATGACATCCGAAATGTCTTAAAAGAAACCTGGAAATTAAATCCACAAAATAATGGCTTAACCTACATCAGATACGACATTGATTTTGCGGGAATATTTTATCAAAATAATTCAGTTGGACGATTTTTCACCATAAAAAAAGATTTTGTTCTTCAAAAATATGTTGAAATGTTGAATTAA
- a CDS encoding toprim domain-containing protein, with translation MNCKQFNTILLEEVLLSLGHLPTKQSEKEAWYLNPFSKENHASFKLNKSLNIWYLFSDGIGGNNIDFMKRYLNTSISEILDWTENQNFSSFQNHRIPNRKLENLDKTYDITEVKNIQHPALFEYLRERRVENQTEFLNEIHYRMNDKNYFGIGFKNDSDGYEIRNAYSKICLGKKDISTINNGSNSIRIFEGFFDFLSFKNVEKFLEKEPSDYIILNSVSMVNKIKNNLGNYQNIELYFDNDGAGNHAVEMIKSKNEKAKDCRILYSSFKDLNDWLIHKKPSNERQLKCRRR, from the coding sequence ATGAATTGCAAACAATTTAATACAATATTGTTGGAAGAAGTCCTGCTTTCTCTCGGACACCTTCCCACAAAACAATCGGAAAAAGAAGCGTGGTATCTCAATCCATTTTCCAAAGAAAACCATGCCTCTTTTAAACTTAATAAAAGTCTCAATATTTGGTATTTATTTTCAGACGGAATCGGCGGAAACAACATCGATTTTATGAAGAGATATTTAAATACTTCGATAAGCGAGATTTTAGATTGGACAGAAAATCAAAATTTTTCTTCTTTTCAAAATCACAGAATTCCAAACCGAAAATTAGAAAATCTTGATAAAACTTATGATATAACTGAAGTAAAAAATATTCAACATCCTGCACTTTTTGAATATTTGAGAGAAAGGAGAGTAGAAAATCAAACTGAATTTTTAAATGAAATTCATTACCGAATGAACGATAAAAATTATTTTGGAATAGGTTTTAAAAATGATTCTGATGGATACGAAATCCGGAACGCTTATTCTAAAATCTGTTTGGGTAAAAAAGACATTTCAACCATAAATAATGGCTCCAATTCAATCCGAATATTCGAAGGCTTCTTTGACTTTCTTTCCTTTAAAAATGTAGAAAAATTTTTAGAAAAAGAACCTTCAGATTATATCATTTTGAATTCAGTTTCAATGGTAAATAAAATAAAAAATAATCTAGGTAATTATCAAAATATTGAACTTTATTTTGATAATGATGGAGCAGGAAATCATGCCGTTGAAATGATAAAAAGTAAAAATGAAAAGGCAAAAGATTGTCGGATTTTATATTCAAGTTTTAAAGATTTGAATGATTGGTTAATTCATAAAAAGCCGTCGAATGAAAGGCAATTGAAATGCAGGAGAAGGTGA
- a CDS encoding special sigma factor, with amino-acid sequence MENRNNDFLKNIITKSTEQKMQKVAAEKRKKYFQDLGRKGGLKKKNNSQLGKIISFRLPDFEYEESLKKAQKYNLKLSTYSRMVHLEKELKIKEYQTDDILLQYANNSKKITNLLRHREWSVFKNKKEILDKIETTNDLMYQYLYSKMHTNE; translated from the coding sequence ATGGAAAATAGAAATAATGATTTTTTAAAGAATATAATCACAAAATCAACGGAGCAAAAAATGCAAAAAGTTGCTGCTGAAAAAAGAAAAAAATACTTCCAAGATTTAGGCAGAAAAGGTGGTTTGAAAAAGAAAAATAATTCTCAATTGGGAAAAATAATTTCATTCAGATTACCTGATTTTGAATATGAAGAAAGCTTAAAAAAAGCGCAAAAATACAACCTAAAATTATCAACTTATTCAAGAATGGTTCACCTTGAAAAGGAACTTAAAATCAAGGAATATCAGACTGATGATATACTACTTCAATATGCAAATAACTCTAAAAAGATTACCAATCTTTTGCGTCATCGAGAGTGGAGTGTGTTCAAAAATAAGAAAGAAATTTTAGATAAAATTGAAACTACAAATGATTTAATGTATCAATATTTATATTCAAAAATGCATACAAATGAATAA